TCCATGTTCAGCTGCCCATAGTGTGGAAAGAGCAGGGTGTGAGCCAGTGCACACAGTTAAGATTCCAGGTGTAGACATCTGAGCTGtttccctgtgggggcagctgACAACTGGTGCCAGCACGATGGAGTCAGTAGGGGCATGTAGCTAGGAGGGAGGCCTTCCCATTTTGGTAACAGCTATCATGCAGATTCACAACATAGCTTAGAAAAGCATCTGCAACTGGAGCCATTTGTGTAGGGTAACCAGTACCTGTCATGAGGTTGAGTTGGAGCCATGCTTGTGCTGACACAGGCTGTATTTCTTGATTGAGTGTTCCTTGAACTGAAGAGGTTACTGAGCTGGTCCATTAAGTATTTCCCTGTAATTAGGCAGGTGATTAAAAAACTGCACAGATGCTTGGGTGGGTCCAGCTAAAGAGAGACAAGAACAGAAAACCAATGACTAGTTCTGGAGACTGGACAGCTGAATGCTCTGTGAGCACCCACCTGTAGACAAACCTAGTTTGTCTGTAAGATGCAGTGAATTCACTCCTTTAAGACTGTTGTGCAGCAGGGATAAAAGCACTGGTTACAGAGGGCTGCCAAGGTGACCTGCTCTCAGTGTAGAGGGGGTGTAGCTCAGAATCCTGGGAACAATGGCATTCACCTCTGTCCGGAGGGACTGGGCTTTCACACTCAACACAGCTGAATGCTGTAGAACGTGCCAAGTAGAGCAGCACTCTCTTGGGGAAGCATAATgactgtgcccaaaggaatgctCTTGTGTTGTCTTTCCCTCTTACCACTCCCAAATATTAAAGTGTCAGAATGCTGCAGCCACCACATGGGAAGTGACAGTGGCTTCCCAAGCCCTTGCTCAGCTAGCATTGTAAGGTGGCAGTGCTAAAGCCAAGATACCAGACTTTGAATGATCTCTTGTCAATTTTCCAAAGATGAAAACTATGTTTTAGGTAGGAAGCATTCAGTCTAGCTTGACTTTAGCATTGGATGTGCTTCCTCAGTGCCCTTTCTGCCTGTGGGGTAGATGCTCACCTTTTGAGATGCCTGACTTTTCCCTTTCCCTATGTTAGGTATTTCAGAGGAACTGAGACtgttttctgctgtattttgcATCAGCTCCATGTAGAAAACAAACCTGGAGGCTGTGTGTGGTAGAAGGAGGTGACTGGTCCTGTTATGTAATGGCTGTGTAACACTTGTTGTGGCTCTTGCACTATCATTAAACCCTGTAATACCTGTTGACtgttctggctgctgctggacatGACACACAGGAAGGAGAACCTGTAATCCCAAGGAACTCCTCTGAGTAATGCAGGGTTACCAGGGAGAACTTGAAACAGATGGGGTAAAGGAGGCAGACAGCCACCTCATCTATAGcttgaaaaccaaaacaaaaccaaacaaacactgTTCCTACAAAGCTGCTGGGTTTCTTTACTTAAACTGTGCTTCTGCAAGTCCAGGTGATGCCTTCAGGAGTTCCCTTGCATATTACTGCAGTGAGTTATTCTTGTACTGCCCATTCTTCCAGCTTTGAGTATCTTCAGCAATCTCACTAGCTTGAAGTAGTGTCTGCATTCATGGTCACCTCTgtacttttccatttttctttccttgtttgtttgtgtgtgtgctgtaTCTTTCACTCACAATCTAGGATGAGCCAGAGTGGAAACCTTTCCAATGAATTGTTGTAGAACAGAGCCTATTTTGTCTTCTGGGCCTCCAGAGGACTTCCTTCTGTATTTCTTAACTAGCTACTACTCGGGGTCAGACACAGCTTTCTCTTGTTTACTCAACTGCTCCTGCACCTTGTCACGGGGTGAAAAGCACCGCGCAGGATGGGTTATGAACTGTGAGCAATTCAGCACGCTTAGCATTTGACATGGGCTCAACCTTGTGTTTCCAGTGTCTCTGCGCTGGATCAAGTTGCCTCCAGTGTGGACAAACAGCCGAGACCACGTGAGGGAGGTGCCCTACATGAGGTACGGGCACTCGGCAGTGCTCATCGACGACACCGTCTACATTTGGGGTGGCCGCAACGACACGGAGGGAGCCTGCAATGTGCTCTATGCTTTCGACGTCAGTAAGTTCCAGCCTCTCACTGTTCCTTGCCACAGCTGCTCTTGATCAGACCTCCTCTCTGCCCCCCACTCTGCTCCCCAGCTTGTGTCCTTGCCCCTCGGTGACAGTGTGGAGGAGGTGGTGTCACTGTCTGTTTCAGCGGTTTTAGAAGTGGGGTATGGTGGCCATTGTGTCTGCACGCTTACATCTCTGTAAAAGCCTCTGGGCAGAGATTGCTGATCTTTTCTAATAATGAAAatggttttgatttttctaTCAGCTTTGTGTGCTCTCTCTGATAACTGAAGTGTTCTCTCTATGTGATACAGTATTCCTTAATTGTGGCTGAAGGGTGAAGCAAGAAGGAACTGGGCTCTTGATGATtatggttcctctccagtgtGGTCCTTCTTTCTGAAGGTGTGAAGGAGAGTGAGGAACAAAGCACAGAAGTAGTCCAGGACAGGATGGCAAAATCAGGGGAGACATGAGTCAAGTTAGATAAGCCTGAAAAATAAACTCCTTAAGCCTTTTGGTTGGCTTCTCCATAGCActgctggagcacctctggagAAAAGGCACCATCAGGAACTGCGTGGACACAAGTGTCAGGAAAGCAAAGGAGTATGTCTGGATTTTGGATGCAAGTCCATCTGAGTACTGGCCAGTAACTGTCTTGCTGAACTTGCAAGGAAACTGGTTGCTCTGGTGCTTGGTCCAGGGATCTCTTCTTTACCAGGAAATATCTTACAGCTTATGGCACAGGGtttcccccttccttccccTGACACATGCAGCTGAGAAGCCCCCAGTAAACCTCTGCCTACACAGGGGCTTTGTAGTGGGGCCTGCCTGGtctccctggcagctccagtGCTTCAGCATTAAGTGAAAATTAACAGAAAGTTCTGCTCCAAACCCTCTGCAGCTGTCTGTACACAGGCCTGCCATTCCTGGAAAGTAAGGCTGGCAGTCACAGTCCCATGTCTGTCATGTAAGTTCCACTGTAGGAGTCACATCAGGCTAAATAAAGTCCTGAGTGCAGTTGTGTCCCTGTGGTGTTGAGCAGATCACAAATTGAGGTATTTTCCATCTCTAATTTAACATGCTGCACTTGGGTGAGCTTTTTCTGATACAATGTGACTGGGTTTGgaagcagccccagggagaaaAGGAACTCGATAGCCCTGAGCTGTCTCACTAGAGGCTCCCCAGGGATTCTGCTGACCTTGCAAGCCCCTTTGTGTGGTGCCAGCTGGAGCATAGGTGGACAGTTGTGTCCACAGGCCAAGTTCAGGGAAGTCACCCTCATGCTTTGGCTCCGGTGTTACGACTCTCTGAAATAAGAACTGTTTTTGGCAGCCGAGGGCTGTTAGGGAGGGTGGGAGAATGTCTCCTGCAGCCTCGAGGCTTATCTGTGCCTCTCGGAGCTCCTGGGGCAGGTGCCTGTTAGCGCTTGGCACCGACCCGCTggcttggctctgtgctgccctggcatggagagcagctctggctggatTTTAAGTCATCTTCTAAATCGAGCCAGCCCCTGGAGTGTGCAGGCTGAGGGGCTGAATCTGTTCGGTGCAGGCTCACAGGGAGCATTGTGAAGGGTGGAAAGTGAGGAAGGGGGGATGAGAATGTAACAAGTGGAGCAGATAAGACAGGGAgagagctgccctgcagaggTGGAGATATGCACAACAGCTAGCATGGAGAACTTGTGATTAGGTGATTGGTATCTGGGTTTGAGAGCTGTTTTTCCTCAGTCTTGCTCAGTTACTGAGCGTCTCCCAGCCATGGTCAGTTGTGCCACTTAGCATTATTGCTTCATTGTAATAGAAAGTGTGAATGCAGAGTTGATAAGTGACTCACAAGTACACTCTGCGAGAGATTCGGGAAAAGTAACATTGTTCAAGCCGTGCTGTACTACTCACACTTAAAATGTGAGCTCTTTGTCAGGTCTGGCAGTCGGTGGCCATGCCAAGAGGCTGAGGCTTCTGTCACTGTGTCCCTCTGTGGGGGTTCAGGCAGGTGGCCTTGCCCAAAGAAGCTTGCAGCCTCTCTGGCAGAGTGGGTGCTGTGAGAGAAAACAAGAATGATTTTTGCCTTAGAAATTAAGAACAGTAGTAATAGGACTATCCCACCCCAACTCCTACTGTGTTTTCTCAGCATTGcctcttgttttgtttcagaCACACACAAGTGGTTCACACCAAAGGTGTCTGGAATGGTCCCAGGGGCAAGAGATGGGCACTCAGCTTGTGTCCTGGCAAAGAGCATGTTTATCTTTGGAGGCTATGAACAGCTGGTGAGTAGTGCCTGTAACTGCTAATTGGTGAGCCCTTGGGAAAGAGGGTGTTGATACCCAGGACACTGATAGAGGCAGGACACAGGAGTGTATTTGTATTCCAAGTCACTGTCATTTTGTAACTTAGCAAAGTTATGGCATTAGTACCCAGGTTATGGTAATTGTTTTATGGAGAAGATGGTTGGAAAAGCAAGTCCAAAAAagtgttggattttttttttaaatttcacaaaacaaATTTACCACAAaggggtaatttttttttctggctcaTTTCTCAGCCAAATGTAGATACATAAATACACAACATTTTTTAATAAGTATATATTGatctacatttattttaatttggcTCAGAAGTGAGCTAGAAAAATCACTTTCTGCAGTGTTGCTGTGAGGTTTTGTCCTAGTCTGGTGTATGTTCCCTGTAGTCTCCACCTGCTCTGACATCTTGCTGATCTCTTTCAGCAAACATTTGGTTGCCTTCCCATTAAGAATACCTTGAGCCAAAGTTCATCCTGCAATAGCTGTCAGTGTACCTAATGCTCTTTTTAGCATGATCTAATCTTATGATCTAATCTTCAGAAGTGGGTAAATAAAAATTATCACCAAATTTCAGAACAGATGTGCAAAGTCACATCAGTTTGTTTGGAAGAAAGGTGAGGCTCTGTTACAGAAGTCTCTGGGTTATTCCTTCTTTTCTGAGGGTGATAGCAGGCCAAATCCATTATATTGAttacagcagcaggaggggtttAGATGTCTTTTTTTGTAACCAAGACCAAATAAACCTCTGGCTGTCTTGCTGCTCCCTACCTtgcctggaggaggaggagtccACATTTTTGTGTGAATGCAATCTCCTCCAGCCAGCCAGCCTCAGAACCTGGAGTGTATTTGCTCCTGGATGTTCAGCTTCCCAGAAGTAATCTTAGCTTCTGCATCCCATTAGGCAGCCTTAGCAGAGCCAGTCTGACTGTCCTGCCTCTGCCTCTTTTATCTGCTGCTACATGGAGAGGAGGCAGGCTCCTGCCATGAGTGTATTCTGTGGCTTTGGGGGAGCAACTGAGCACCAAATAAATGGGAAAGCTCCAGGAAGAGACAGGACacctttgggaaaaaatgggctTTGCTTTCTTCTTGATAAGTGCTGCCTGAGCAAGCACCTTGTTTCTTAGGAAGTACTGAATCCAAAGGGATGCTCCAGGTCTGCAGGGCAGCATCCTTTCTGGGGCTGGATGTGACCAGGCTTCTCAGTCCCTTTGTGACCAAGCTGCTTGTGTGTCTTCCAGGCTGACTGCTTTTCAAATGATATCCATAAATTGGACACCACAAACATGACGTGGACCTTAATCTCTGCCAAGGTCAGTGTCTGTTTTTCCTTCTGGTTTGTGGAGGAAGTTTTGCATCTGCTGTTCCCTGGGGTAGCTGCCCACACTTGTCTCACAGCTTCTGGCTGATGTGGCTGGGATCTACAGGATGGGAAGTTCTCCAGGAGAAGGCAGCCACCCAACTTCCCCATCAAGATATGTTATTTCCCTGGCTAATCTGCACTCTTTCActcttttcttttgtctttattttctaCTCTGTCCTTCAGGGTACTCCAGCTCGCTGGAGAGACTTTCATTCAGCTACCATCATTGGAACAAAGATGTACGTGTTTGGTGGCAGAGCTGATCGTTTTGGGCCATTTCACTCTAACAATGAGATCTACTGTAACCGCATTAAAGTGTTTGATACAGAAACCAACTCCTGGCTGGACTCCCCTCCCACTCCTGTGCTCCCGGAGGGCAGGCGGAGCCATTCAGCCTGTGAGTGTGGGTCTGCTCAGGGTGGAGGATGGAGGAGGGAAGTTTCTGCCTGCCTTAGAAGGGTGGGGCTGTGGGTTAGAAAGGGTTGCACAAAGCCCAGTTTCTGTGGAAAGCTGCTGCCCACCCCACACTGCACATGAAGGTGATGTAAGGAGAGGTGGACAGCCAGCACCatgttgttttgtgtttggtgTTGGGTCAGGGACCTGCTGGGTGGCCCTCTGATGTCTGTTCTTACTCCCTACAGTCAGCTACAACGGGGAACTATATGTATTTGGTGGCTACAATGCACGCCTGAACAGACACTTCCATGACCTCTGGAAATTCAATCCAGGTATTTATGCTTTTAGCTTGCTGCAGTCATAGTGCTCCAGGCCCTCAGGCCTGTGAGTGCTCAGAGAAACATTCTGTCCAAGGAGTACTGCTTGGGGAGGAATAGCTCCTGCTTCTTCTGACAGCAACTTGCTACCTTGCCTGTTCCTCCTTGGGATGTTTCCACATCTCAgttagaaaacagaaaattaggTGTTGCTGAAAGACATAT
The genomic region above belongs to Passer domesticus isolate bPasDom1 chromosome 3, bPasDom1.hap1, whole genome shotgun sequence and contains:
- the KLHDC3 gene encoding kelch domain-containing protein 3, with protein sequence MLRWAVHLEGGPRRVNHAAVAVGHKVYSFGGYCSGEDYETLRQIDVHVFNAVSLRWIKLPPVWTNSRDHVREVPYMRYGHSAVLIDDTVYIWGGRNDTEGACNVLYAFDVNTHKWFTPKVSGMVPGARDGHSACVLAKSMFIFGGYEQLADCFSNDIHKLDTTNMTWTLISAKGTPARWRDFHSATIIGTKMYVFGGRADRFGPFHSNNEIYCNRIKVFDTETNSWLDSPPTPVLPEGRRSHSAFSYNGELYVFGGYNARLNRHFHDLWKFNPVSLSWRKIEPKGKGPCPRRRQCCCRVGDKIILFGGTSPSPEEGMGDEFDLMDHSDLYILDFSPSLKTLCKLAVIQYSLDQSCLPHDIRWELSAMTTNSTISRPIVSNQG